Proteins from a genomic interval of Callospermophilus lateralis isolate mCalLat2 chromosome 1, mCalLat2.hap1, whole genome shotgun sequence:
- the Tbx3 gene encoding T-box transcription factor TBX3 translates to MSLSMRDPVIPGTSMAYHPFLPHRAPDFAMSAVLGHQPPFFPALTLPPNGAAALSLPGALAKPIMDQLVGAAETGIPFSSLGPQAHLRPLKTIEPEEEVEDDPKVHLEAKELWDQFHKRGTEMVITKSGRRMFPPFKVRCSGLDKKAKYILLMDIIAADDCRYKFHNSRWMVAGKADPEMPKRMYIHPDSPATGEQWMSKVVTFHKLKLTNNISDKHGFTILNSMHKYQPRFHIVRANDILKLPYSTFRTYLFPETEFIAVTAYQNDKITQLKIDNNPFAKGFRDTGNGRREKRKQLTLQSMRVFDERHKKETGTSDESSSEQAAFTCFTQASSPAVSTVGTSNLKDLCPSEAESDAEAESKEEHGPEACDSAKITTTTSEEPCRDKGSPAIKAHLFAAEPGGRPRDSGRLDKASPDSRHSPATISSSTRGLGADERRSPGREGAATAKVEEARALPGKEAFAPLTVQTDAAAHLAQGPLPGLGFAPGLAGQQFFNGHPLFLHPGQFAMGGAFSSMAAGMGPLLATVSGASTGVSGLDSSAMASAAAAQGLSGASAATLPFHLQQHVLASQGLAMSPFGSLFPYPYTYMAAAAAASSAAASSSVHRHPFLSLNSMRPRLRYSPYSIPVPVPDSSSLLATALPSMAPAAGPLDGKAAALASSPASVAVDSGSELNSRSSTLSSSSVSLSPKLCSEKEAATSELQSIQRLVSGLEAKPDRSRSASP, encoded by the exons ATGAGCCTCTCCATGAGAGATCCGGTCATTCCTGGGACAAGCATGGCCTACCATCCGTTCCTACCTCACCGGGCGCCGGACTTCGCCATGAGCGCGGTGCTGGGTCACCAGCCGCCCTTCTTCCCCGCGCTGACGCTGCCTCCCAACGGCGCCGCGGCGCTCTCGCTGCCCGGCGCCCTGGCCAAGCCGATCATGGATCAATTGGTGGGGGCGGCAGAGACCGGCATCCCTTTCTCGTCCCTGGGGCCCCAGGCGCATCTAAGGCCTCTGAAGACCATTGAGCCCGAAGAAGAGGTGGAGGATGATCCGAAGGTGCACCTGGAGGCTAAAGAACTTTGGGATCAGTTCCACAAGAGGGGAACCGAGATGGTCATTACCAAGTCTGGAAG GCGAATGTTTCCTCCATTTAAAGTGAGATGTTCTGGGCTAGATAAAAAGGCCAAATATATTTTACTGATGGACATTATAGCTGCTGATGACTGTCGATATAAATTTCACAATTCTCGGTGGATGGTGGCGGGTAAGGCCGACCCTGAGATGCCAAAGAGAATGTACATTCACCCCGACAGCCCGGCTACCGGGGAACAGTGGATGTCTAAAGTTGTCACTTTCCACAAACTGAAACTCACCAACAACATTTCGGACAAACACGGATTT ACTATATTGAACTCCATGCACAAATACCAGCCCCGGTTCCACATCGTAAGAGCCAATGACATCTTGAAACTCCCTTATAGTACATTTCGGACGTACTTGTTCCCCGAAACTGAATTCATCGCTGTGACCGCATACCAGAATGATAAG ATAACTCAGTTAAAAATAGACAACAACCCATTTGCGAAAGGTTTTCGGGACACTGGAAATGGCAGGAGAGAAAAAAG AAAACAGCTCACCCTGCAGTCCATGCGGGTGTTTGATGAAAGACACAAGAAGGAGACAGGAACTTCGGATGAGTCCTCTAGCGAGCAGGCGGCCTTCACCTGTTTCACTCAGGCCTCCTCACCAGCAGTGTCCACTGTAGGGACATCAAACCTCAAAG ATCTGTGTCCCAGCGAGGCTGAGAGCGACGCGGAGGCCGAGAGCAAGGAAGAGCACGGCCCCGAGGCCTGCGACTCGGCCAAGATCACCACCACCACGTCGGAGGAGCCGTGTCGCGACAAGGGCAGCCCGGCCATCAAGGCTCACCTCTTTGCCGCGGAGCCAGGCGGCCGTCCCCGGGACAGCGGGCGACTGGACAAGGCGTCGCCGGACTCGCGCCACAGTCCGGCCACCATTTCCTCCAGCACCCGCGGTCTGGGCGCCGACGAGCGCCGGAGCCCGGGCCGCGAGGGCGCGGCCACGGCCAAGGTCGAGGAGGCGCGCGCGCTGCCAGGCAAGGAGGCGTTCGCGCCGCTCACGGTGCAGACCGACGCGGCCGCGCACCTGGCCCAGGGCCCCCTGCCCGGCCTGGGCTTCGCGCCGGGCCTGGCCGGCCAGCAGTTCTTCAACGGGCACCCACTGTTCCTGCATCCCGGCCAGTTCGCCATGGGGGGCGCCTTCTCCAGCATGGCCGCGGGCATGGGGCCCCTGCTGGCCACCGTGTCCGGGGCTTCTACTGGCGTCTCGGGCCTGGATTCCTCGGCCAtggcctctgctgccgctgcgcaGGGACTCTCTGGGGCATCCGCGGCCACCCTGCCCTTCCACCTCCAGCAGCACGTCCTGGCCTCTCAG GGCCTGGCCATGTCGCCTTTCGGAAGCCTCTTCCCTTACCCCTACACGTACATGGCTGCAGCAGCTGCCGCCTCCTCGGCCGCGGCCTCCAGCTCCGTGCACCGCCACCCATTCCTCAGCCTGAACAGCATGCGCCCACGGCTGCGCTACAGCCCCTACTCCATCCCAGTGCCGGTCCCCGACAGCAGCAGCCTGCTGGCCACGGCGCTGCCTTCCATGGCGCCGGCCGCGGGGCCCCTGGACGGCAAGGCCGCCGCCCTGGCCTCCAGCCCCGCCTCGGTGGCCGTGGACTCGGGCTCGGAACTGAACAGCCGTTCCTCCACGCTCTCTTCCAGCTCTGTGTCCTTGTCGCCCAAACTCTGCTCCGAGAAGGAGGCGGCCACCAGCGAACTTCAGAGTATCCAGCGATTGGTCAGTGGCTTGGAAGCCAAGCCCGACAGGTCCCGCAGCGCGTCCCCCTAG